The following proteins come from a genomic window of Sphaerisporangium rubeum:
- a CDS encoding sulfite exporter TauE/SafE family protein translates to MDFDFTMAAGSFLVAIVVGLTGMGGGALMTPMLVTFFGVPPLAAVSSDLVAAAVMKPIGGAVHLRRGTVDMRLVGWLCAGSVPAAFAGVLVARALGDGEDVQAVIKAALGVALLIAAGGLSVRGYLALRDRAEGRTTETGRRTAGPGEPASVRMPAVAVRPLPTALVGAIGGLVVGMTSVGSGSLIIVALLALYPALKANQLVGTDLVQAVPLVMSAAIGHVLFGDFQLSVTAALLAGSIPGVYIGSRVSSRAPGGLIRRILAFVLLASALKMFGVGNTATVWILFGVLLAAPLFWSFLRVRHGLPAVPWSRAAGNGDGATGTTGAAGGQAVTEGPDDRRG, encoded by the coding sequence GTGGATTTCGACTTCACCATGGCGGCCGGTTCCTTCCTCGTGGCGATCGTGGTCGGGCTCACCGGCATGGGGGGTGGCGCGCTGATGACCCCCATGCTCGTGACCTTCTTCGGGGTGCCGCCGCTGGCCGCGGTGTCGAGCGACCTGGTCGCCGCCGCCGTCATGAAACCCATCGGCGGAGCGGTGCACCTGCGGCGCGGCACGGTGGACATGCGGCTGGTGGGATGGTTGTGCGCCGGATCGGTGCCCGCGGCGTTCGCCGGGGTGCTCGTGGCCAGGGCACTCGGCGACGGCGAGGACGTGCAGGCCGTCATCAAGGCCGCGCTCGGCGTCGCGCTGCTCATCGCGGCCGGCGGGCTGTCCGTGCGCGGCTACCTCGCGCTGCGCGACCGGGCCGAGGGACGCACCACGGAGACCGGCCGGCGTACCGCCGGGCCCGGGGAGCCCGCCTCGGTCCGCATGCCGGCCGTGGCCGTGCGTCCGCTGCCGACGGCGCTGGTCGGCGCGATCGGCGGCCTGGTGGTCGGCATGACGTCCGTCGGGTCGGGTTCCCTGATCATCGTGGCGCTGCTCGCGCTGTACCCGGCGCTGAAGGCCAACCAGCTCGTCGGCACCGACCTGGTGCAGGCGGTGCCGCTGGTGATGTCGGCGGCGATCGGTCATGTGCTCTTCGGCGACTTCCAGCTCTCCGTCACGGCCGCTCTGCTGGCCGGGTCGATCCCCGGGGTGTACATCGGGTCGCGTGTCTCCTCGCGCGCGCCGGGAGGGCTGATCCGCCGGATCCTCGCCTTCGTGCTGCTGGCCTCGGCGCTGAAGATGTTCGGCGTCGGCAACACGGCCACCGTGTGGATCCTGTTCGGGGTGCTGCTCGCCGCGCCGCTGTTCTGGTCCTTCCTGCGGGTGCGGCACGGCCTGCCGGCGGTGCCGTGGTCGCGTGCCGCCGGGAACGGGGACGGCGCGACCGGCACGACCGGTGCGGCCGGGGGTCAGGCGGTCACCGAGGGGCCGGACGACCGCCGCGGGTGA
- a CDS encoding SAM-dependent methyltransferase: MAADRLRPVPDEIDISVPHSARIWNYWLGGKDHYPVDREAGDAYARVFPGIVAIARAQRYFLARAVRYLAAEAGVRQFLDVGTGLPTRDNTHEVAQRAAPDARVLYVDNDPLVLAHARALLTGTPEGATSYVDADLRDPGHILKAAAETLDLREPVALMLLGVLGHLPDHDQARDVVRELMDGLAPGSHLVVADSTDTDEAFLRAQRRYNEGGSAPYVLRSRERITAFFDGLDLVPPGVVVLSRWRPDVGTPEPHEEEHEVCGVGRKP, from the coding sequence ATGGCCGCTGACCGGCTCCGTCCGGTGCCGGACGAGATCGACATCAGCGTGCCGCACTCGGCGCGCATCTGGAACTACTGGCTCGGCGGCAAGGACCACTACCCGGTGGACCGGGAGGCCGGCGACGCGTACGCGCGGGTCTTCCCCGGAATCGTCGCGATCGCGCGCGCTCAGCGGTACTTCCTCGCCAGAGCCGTGCGGTACCTCGCGGCGGAGGCGGGGGTGCGGCAGTTCCTCGACGTCGGGACCGGGCTGCCGACACGGGACAACACCCACGAGGTGGCGCAGCGGGCCGCGCCGGACGCGCGGGTCCTGTACGTCGACAACGATCCGCTGGTGCTGGCGCACGCGCGCGCACTGCTCACCGGCACACCGGAAGGCGCCACCAGCTACGTGGACGCCGACCTGCGCGACCCCGGCCACATCCTGAAGGCCGCGGCCGAGACGCTCGACCTGCGCGAGCCGGTCGCGCTCATGCTGCTCGGCGTGCTCGGCCACCTGCCGGACCACGACCAGGCGCGCGACGTCGTGCGCGAGCTGATGGACGGGCTGGCACCCGGCAGCCACCTGGTGGTGGCCGACAGCACCGACACCGACGAGGCGTTCCTGCGGGCCCAGCGCCGCTACAACGAGGGAGGCTCGGCGCCGTACGTCCTGCGCTCACGTGAGCGGATCACCGCCTTCTTCGACGGGCTGGACCTCGTGCCACCCGGCGTGGTCGTGCTGTCACGCTGGCGGCCCGATGTCGGGACGCCGGAGCCGCACGAGGAGGAGCACGAGGTCTGCGGGGTGGGACGCAAGCCCTGA
- a CDS encoding helix-turn-helix domain-containing protein codes for MSTVRPEGDIDEDRIQDQRPSGPTVLRMVVGGELRRLREACDISRGEAGYHIRASDTKISRMELGRTGFKIRDVADLLTLYGVTGTAERDTLLTLAEEANHPGWWSAYGDAVPSWFEPYLGLEQAASVIRSWEVQFVPGLLQTEAYARAVAGLARGLSEEDVERRVALRMRRQEILTRPRPVKLWAVLDEGALRRPVGGRAVMRAQIAHLIDMAALPNVTLQLMPFSRGGHAAAGGPITILRMAEDLLPDVVYLEQLHSAIYPDKPADIDLYWDVMNRLSVEAEPVDVTLGSLRSILDET; via the coding sequence ATGAGCACCGTTCGGCCCGAAGGCGACATCGACGAGGACAGGATCCAGGACCAGCGGCCGTCGGGCCCCACGGTTCTGCGCATGGTCGTCGGCGGAGAGCTGCGCCGCCTGCGCGAGGCGTGCGACATCAGCCGCGGCGAGGCGGGGTACCACATCCGCGCCTCCGACACCAAGATCAGCCGCATGGAGCTCGGCCGCACCGGGTTCAAGATCCGTGACGTCGCCGACCTGCTCACCCTGTACGGGGTGACCGGCACGGCCGAGCGCGACACCCTGCTCACGCTGGCCGAGGAGGCCAACCATCCCGGCTGGTGGAGCGCCTACGGCGACGCCGTGCCGTCGTGGTTCGAGCCGTACCTCGGGCTGGAGCAGGCCGCGAGCGTGATCCGCTCGTGGGAGGTGCAGTTCGTCCCCGGCCTGCTCCAGACCGAGGCCTACGCGCGCGCGGTCGCCGGTCTCGCGCGCGGCCTGTCGGAGGAGGACGTCGAGCGCCGGGTGGCGTTGCGCATGCGGCGGCAGGAGATCCTGACCCGTCCCCGTCCGGTCAAGCTGTGGGCCGTGCTCGACGAGGGTGCGCTGCGCCGGCCGGTCGGCGGCCGCGCGGTGATGCGGGCCCAGATCGCGCACCTGATCGACATGGCGGCGCTGCCGAACGTCACGCTCCAGCTCATGCCGTTCAGCCGTGGCGGCCACGCGGCGGCCGGCGGCCCCATCACCATCCTGCGCATGGCCGAGGACCTCCTGCCGGACGTCGTGTACCTGGAGCAGCTCCACAGCGCGATCTACCCCGACAAGCCCGCCGACATCGACCTGTACTGGGACGTGATGAACCGCCTGAGCGTCGAGGCCGAGCCGGTGGACGTCACCCTGGGCAGCCTGCGGAGCATCCTCGACGAGACCTGA
- a CDS encoding ATP-binding protein gives MRKALTLRIPRPVSIRARYTVAAVVTSLVVLVSLGVCLDAVIRYKAVVDTFEATKSVASQWSAAARAGHVPRVIPAVGPVDLIQVVDDHGRVTHASEAARDAEPLSSVRPPAEDRFTEVTVCPAAIGCVMAMAIRVTPAMDSPVVYAGLRTPAVLASGHLEAAIGGGVLLLTALAAWVAWVLVGRTLTPVAAIRARMAQITGSDLSLRVPVPPGEDELALLAHTANETLDRLEDALSHQRRFASDASHELRTPIAGLRLRLEEALLHPSEVDPRDSITAALATVDHMEAVVDDLLVLARLRAGDTVSGEPFDLATLIAEVVGDLAGGVPVRVNVLDHVHVRGSRVQVSRVLRNLIVNARRHAECQVTVTVDERDGVAKVEVADDGAGIAPGDRERVFQRFVRLADGRRRDPGGTGLGLAISREIAEAHGGSLRVEDSARGARFVLRLDAAYVAADMSASLAS, from the coding sequence GTGCGGAAAGCGCTTACCCTCCGAATCCCCCGGCCGGTCTCCATCCGGGCCCGCTACACGGTCGCCGCCGTCGTCACCAGTCTCGTCGTGCTGGTCTCGCTCGGCGTGTGCCTGGACGCCGTGATCCGCTACAAGGCCGTGGTGGACACCTTCGAGGCGACCAAGAGCGTGGCGAGCCAGTGGAGCGCGGCGGCGCGCGCCGGTCACGTACCGCGGGTGATCCCCGCGGTGGGGCCGGTCGATCTGATCCAGGTGGTGGACGACCACGGCCGGGTCACCCACGCCAGCGAGGCGGCGCGGGACGCCGAGCCGCTCAGCTCCGTACGGCCCCCCGCCGAGGACCGTTTCACCGAGGTGACGGTCTGTCCCGCGGCGATCGGGTGCGTGATGGCCATGGCCATCCGCGTCACCCCCGCGATGGACTCCCCGGTGGTCTATGCCGGGCTCCGTACCCCCGCCGTCCTCGCCTCCGGACACCTGGAGGCGGCCATCGGCGGCGGTGTGCTGCTGCTCACCGCGCTCGCGGCGTGGGTCGCGTGGGTGCTGGTCGGCCGCACGCTGACCCCCGTGGCGGCCATCAGGGCACGCATGGCGCAGATCACCGGCAGCGACCTGAGCCTGCGGGTCCCCGTCCCACCCGGCGAGGACGAACTCGCTCTGCTGGCGCACACCGCGAACGAGACCCTGGACCGCCTTGAGGACGCGCTGTCCCACCAGCGCCGCTTCGCCTCCGACGCCTCCCACGAACTGCGCACCCCGATCGCCGGCCTGCGCCTGCGGCTGGAGGAGGCCCTGCTGCACCCGTCCGAGGTCGATCCCCGTGACTCCATCACCGCGGCGCTCGCCACGGTGGACCACATGGAGGCCGTCGTGGACGACCTGCTGGTGCTGGCCCGCCTCCGCGCGGGGGACACGGTCTCCGGCGAGCCGTTCGACCTCGCCACCCTGATCGCCGAGGTGGTGGGGGACCTCGCGGGGGGAGTGCCGGTACGGGTGAACGTGCTGGACCACGTGCACGTGCGCGGCTCACGGGTCCAGGTGTCGCGCGTCCTGCGGAACCTGATCGTCAACGCACGGCGGCACGCCGAGTGCCAGGTGACGGTGACGGTCGACGAGCGCGACGGCGTGGCGAAGGTGGAGGTCGCCGACGACGGCGCGGGCATCGCTCCGGGTGACCGCGAGCGGGTGTTCCAGCGGTTCGTGCGCCTGGCGGACGGACGCCGCCGCGACCCGGGTGGCACCGGCCTCGGCCTCGCCATCTCCCGCGAGATCGCCGAGGCCCACGGCGGCAGCCTTCGGGTGGAGGATTCCGCGCGCGGCGCACGCTTCGTCCTGCGTCTCGACGCCGCCTACGTGGCGGCGGACATGTCCGCATCACTTGCCAGTTAG
- a CDS encoding siderophore-interacting protein — protein MTIGAGLGLSGGSLAALAGTRHHEDHLGAAGVPAYRPFHVRVERVTRLTPSFVRVTFGGDDLCCLAAGGSDQRIKLVFPDRDGGYATFPAGEDWWEPWRALPPERRNPVRTYTARAVRPRRRELDVDFALHGDGGPASRWVLGAGRGAPLLVIGPDSRHAGPTAGAEWSPPRGAARLLAAGDETAAPALSAIAEALPEGLDARVLIEVPDPADAMPLDVPRGVRVTWLPRRGARHGDLLVPAVRAAARALRAGRAAAVPAEVADLPPRPGAGDDEPLWEVPGERAADDGFYAWLAGEAGVVKTLRRHLVGELGVDRRSVAFMGYWRLGRPEID, from the coding sequence ATGACCATAGGCGCCGGCCTCGGCCTGTCAGGAGGGTCCCTTGCCGCCCTTGCCGGCACGCGGCACCACGAGGATCACCTCGGCGCGGCCGGCGTTCCCGCCTACCGGCCCTTCCACGTGCGGGTGGAGCGGGTGACGCGTCTCACGCCGAGCTTCGTCCGCGTCACGTTCGGCGGCGACGACCTGTGCTGTCTCGCCGCCGGCGGATCCGACCAGAGGATCAAGCTGGTGTTCCCCGACCGCGACGGCGGCTACGCGACCTTCCCCGCCGGGGAGGACTGGTGGGAGCCCTGGCGCGCGCTGCCGCCTGAGCGGCGCAACCCGGTGCGCACCTACACCGCGCGCGCGGTGCGGCCCCGGCGGCGGGAACTCGACGTGGACTTCGCTCTGCACGGTGACGGCGGCCCCGCCTCCCGGTGGGTGCTCGGCGCCGGCCGCGGCGCGCCACTGCTGGTCATCGGACCCGACTCGCGGCACGCGGGGCCGACGGCCGGCGCGGAGTGGTCGCCGCCGCGCGGAGCTGCGCGCCTGCTCGCCGCCGGCGACGAGACGGCCGCCCCCGCGCTGTCCGCCATCGCCGAGGCGCTGCCCGAGGGCCTGGACGCTCGTGTCCTGATCGAGGTGCCGGACCCCGCGGACGCCATGCCTCTCGACGTGCCGCGCGGCGTACGGGTCACGTGGCTGCCGCGCCGCGGGGCACGGCACGGGGACCTGCTGGTCCCCGCCGTCCGCGCGGCGGCACGCGCGCTGCGCGCGGGGAGGGCCGCCGCGGTCCCCGCCGAGGTGGCCGACCTGCCGCCGCGTCCGGGGGCCGGGGATGACGAGCCCCTTTGGGAGGTGCCGGGGGAGAGGGCCGCGGACGACGGCTTCTACGCGTGGCTCGCGGGGGAGGCCGGCGTGGTGAAGACCCTGCGCCGTCACCTGGTGGGGGAACTCGGGGTGGACCGGCGGTCGGTGGCGTTCATGGGCTACTGGCGCCTCGGGAGACCCGAGATCGACTGA
- a CDS encoding SPW repeat protein translates to MTRPTGLDTHPDILEMRAKYERASWSAGAQAIDGLTLLAGLYLAISPWVAGFFGLQRITVSNLVTGLFLAALGVGFASAYGRTYGLTWLAPVLGVWAIVSPWILRSATTSTLWNNIVTGAVILLLGLGAMAVGSRPARMPMR, encoded by the coding sequence ATGACCAGACCGACCGGCCTGGACACGCACCCCGACATCCTCGAGATGCGGGCCAAGTACGAGCGGGCGAGCTGGAGCGCCGGCGCGCAGGCGATCGACGGGCTGACGCTTCTCGCCGGGCTGTACCTCGCGATCTCGCCGTGGGTGGCCGGGTTCTTCGGCCTGCAGCGGATCACGGTGAGCAACCTGGTCACCGGCCTGTTCCTCGCGGCCCTCGGCGTGGGCTTCGCCTCGGCGTACGGCCGTACCTACGGGCTGACGTGGCTCGCCCCTGTGCTCGGGGTGTGGGCCATCGTGTCCCCCTGGATCCTGCGGTCGGCGACGACCTCGACGCTCTGGAACAACATTGTCACCGGTGCCGTCATCCTGCTGCTCGGCCTCGGCGCGATGGCGGTGGGAAGCCGTCCGGCGAGGATGCCGATGCGGTGA
- a CDS encoding phage holin family protein, which translates to MTTLNERENAANPYSSLSTGELVKQMSEDVSRLVRDEIRLAALELSRKGKRAGLGAGMFGGAGVLALYGGGALIAAVILALALVVPGWLAALIVGAVLLLLAGVLGLGGKRQVSKATPPLPTQTIESIKADLDAVKQGAHR; encoded by the coding sequence ATGACAACCCTCAACGAACGGGAGAACGCGGCGAACCCGTACTCATCGCTCAGCACCGGAGAACTCGTCAAGCAGATGTCGGAGGACGTGTCGCGGCTGGTGCGCGACGAGATCCGGCTCGCCGCGCTGGAACTGTCCCGCAAGGGCAAGCGGGCCGGTCTCGGCGCCGGCATGTTCGGCGGAGCGGGAGTGCTCGCCCTCTACGGCGGTGGCGCGCTGATCGCCGCCGTCATCCTCGCGCTGGCCCTGGTCGTGCCGGGGTGGCTGGCGGCACTGATCGTCGGCGCCGTCCTGCTGCTGCTGGCCGGCGTGCTCGGGCTCGGCGGCAAGCGCCAGGTGTCCAAGGCCACGCCGCCACTTCCCACGCAGACCATCGAGAGCATCAAGGCGGACCTGGACGCCGTCAAGCAGGGGGCACACCGATGA
- a CDS encoding DUF3618 domain-containing protein, giving the protein MTEIDPAGKAHHPTAGEVGLHRQEPGTATPESAGPSLNVPRTQAPHKPYVKPVVSHGPSGDPLAGLSGPVGGTDTRPQTADVAEETAHPVHRSEEERLRDEIAQTREDLGRTVEALAGKADIKSRARETFERTRTKVAGAGNRARSQTAVAARRRAADVAERLRGAPVTTRRLGGRRLDGPDAAGDQDGTLAERVLAQAERHPTVLIAAGATTMAAAALTMLTRRNPPRARRR; this is encoded by the coding sequence ATGACCGAGATCGATCCCGCAGGGAAGGCGCACCACCCCACCGCCGGCGAGGTGGGTCTGCACCGCCAGGAACCCGGCACGGCGACCCCCGAGTCCGCAGGCCCGTCCCTGAACGTCCCCCGCACCCAGGCGCCGCACAAGCCGTACGTCAAGCCCGTGGTGAGCCACGGCCCGAGCGGCGACCCCCTGGCGGGACTGTCCGGTCCCGTCGGCGGGACGGACACCCGTCCGCAGACGGCGGATGTCGCCGAGGAGACGGCGCACCCCGTGCACCGTTCCGAGGAGGAACGGCTGCGCGACGAGATCGCGCAGACCCGAGAGGACCTCGGCCGCACGGTGGAGGCACTGGCCGGCAAGGCCGACATCAAGTCACGCGCGCGTGAGACGTTCGAGCGCACCCGCACGAAGGTGGCAGGCGCGGGGAACCGGGCCCGCAGCCAGACCGCGGTGGCCGCGCGCCGCCGGGCCGCCGATGTCGCCGAACGCCTGCGCGGCGCACCCGTCACCACCCGCCGCCTCGGCGGCAGGCGGCTGGACGGCCCGGACGCCGCAGGCGACCAGGACGGGACGCTCGCCGAGCGCGTGCTCGCTCAGGCGGAACGCCACCCGACGGTCCTGATCGCCGCCGGCGCCACCACCATGGCGGCGGCGGCCCTGACCATGTTGACCCGCCGCAACCCGCCGCGCGCACGCCGCCGCTGA
- a CDS encoding fluoride efflux transporter FluC encodes MSAATALLVAAGAAAGAPMRYLADRAVQARTGSVFPWGTLTVNVAGSALLGFLAALPAGDTLMAVLGTGLCGALTTYSTFGYETLRLAETGARLLAVLNAAGSVAAGLVAGGCGMLLARLL; translated from the coding sequence GTGAGCGCCGCGACCGCGCTGCTCGTGGCGGCCGGCGCCGCCGCCGGGGCCCCGATGCGGTACCTCGCGGACCGCGCGGTGCAGGCCCGCACCGGATCGGTGTTCCCGTGGGGCACCCTCACCGTGAACGTCGCCGGTTCCGCGCTGCTGGGCTTCCTCGCCGCGTTACCGGCGGGGGACACGCTCATGGCGGTGCTCGGCACCGGCCTGTGCGGCGCGCTCACCACCTATTCGACGTTCGGGTACGAGACCCTGCGCCTGGCCGAGACCGGCGCGCGGCTGCTCGCCGTGCTCAACGCGGCCGGCAGCGTGGCCGCCGGTCTGGTGGCCGGAGGCTGCGGCATGTTGCTGGCCCGCCTCCTGTGA